The genomic segment ATGTCCTGAACATAATTTTAGCATATTATAGATTAATTTTAGCTTTGTTTGGAGGATCTGGAAATAATAGAAGAAGATGTAACTTGAAGGTTTAGAAAAGATGGGGCTAGTGTTGGTACTCCAACATTTGAGGGATAGAAATATTGGATGTTATATTAATGtagttggtgaaattttttggatttaacgttgcttattttttttaaaacttataTTGATGTTTTAGAATTTAGGGACTAATAATGGTGGTGGTGATCATGGTGAAAATGGTACTAATTTGAGATGTGAGAATATGAAAGATTTAAAATAGTAAAGGTGAGAAAGTGAATTTGAGATTTTATACAtgtttcatatatatatatatatatatatatatatattaagaaTTTTATAAGAAGGTAAAATGAACTTCACAGTTTCATGGGGGTATTTTGGGTTATTCAGTCAAAATTTTAGTCATTGAATAGTTTTCCTTACCAAAAAAGtaaactcaagggaggtatatgtaatttttaaaatctcaagaGAATtaggtgaaattgtcaaaaatttcaaggaagatttatgaaattatccctttattttttttaatggaaaACAAGTGACTTGATTCACTTAGGGTTAATTGGGGTAAATTTCCTCAGGCTTGGTTCAAAGCCACTTTGCCACCTAATGGTACTTTTTAAGCATTTTGCCCCCTTAGACaatcaaaatcatgattaagCGTTACACAAGGCCTGAAGTTCGAATGTAACCCTGACTTTCAACCATAAGGACTACGTTAACTTGCAGTTTACCCACCATGATTTATGACCCTAGTTgcactccccccccccccccccccccccccccgcccccgcccccgcGGTAAGATTTTATAAGCTActattttaatcattttgtctatttcttttttccttttctgtttctttcctctctattttttccttttatcccAAGTCGCCCTTGTTATCCCTATTGGTAATTGATTAATCACAGTGTCAATGGTTAATTTGTATCTAAACATTTTTAGTTTCTTGATTATATATGCTTTGTGACACAAGTAACAAGTTAATCACCATCTACAACTTATCAACATCAGAGTTTGTATATTTATTAATTAGTAATACCAGATGAGCAACTTACGACAAAATCTGGGGAAAAGTAAACATTATAGTATGAAACGTATGCAATAATCAAGTGTGTTATTTATCAATTATTTCCAATAATATATTTCTTAGTAGTGGCAAgagaaaatgtaaaaataactaaggaaaataagagagagagagagagagagaagaaacaaaagatcaaaaatgaaaaataaaatacataaaatatCAAGAGtaatttcatcctcaaactGTTAAACatgaataaaatatataaaatatcaaTAGTAATTTTATCCTTAAACATGATTATAGCATTCTTGAAAAGGgcggggaggggggggggggggggggggagggggaagagaACAGGGGACAAAATACAACTAAATTCATAGTTCATGGGGGTAATCTATAATTACCAACTTAAGGATACTTGCATCATTTTACGAAAAGGTTGCTATGGACTGTTAACTCGGGGGCAAAAGTGGTTTTGGAACCAAAATCGGTCACAAGATTGTGAAGAGTCTCTAGTATTCTTTGACTTTGTTGTGAGCTATCGTTTTCTCATCCCTACCAACTTTGAAAAACATtacatttgaaaaataaagacgAAACATTGCGATTAATTATTGCAGAGGATTGTGGAAATGTGATGCAGTAGAACAAGTCAATCAGTCTTAAACCATGACCAAGGAGTCCCAAGTCTTTGTAGAAATCTGCAGGGTGGAATATTAAATGATACTCAGAGCAAGTCACCTCACATCTCCATAATAGTACTTTACAAATTTTCCATGCACAAATTGATAGAGGATTTTTCTAACGAGTACCCAATATCCACTCGTTAGTATACCTAAATTACATCTAACATATCATATAAATTCATGCACTGATAATTACTATTCTATCTTGCATTTTTATACTTTCACTAATTAACATTACTTTTCCAAAACATAAACACCTGAGGTCCATTTTAACGAGTGACGAATGGACACTCATCAGACAAATCCACTgataaaatattatgaaaaGAGTTTTTTCTAAGAGGTGATCGATTAACACTACTATAACTCAACTACTAATTTTCAAGGGTTGTGTAGATGCGAAGAAATCAGAACATAAACATGCGTTTAAACCATTAAATTATATGAAGTTTATATCGTTAACAAGCGTCTAATGAATATTTGTTACCATATTCTAGAAATCAAGAGTCAACTGTACGCGTCCGAGTCTTTGTTAAGTCGTCTTCCAGGCAGTGGACATGGGGATCAGTTTTGTCAAAGATCCTTACGCGTCTTCGGCTGTTCCATTTGGAAGTTGCTCATTGATGATTATCAGACCATTAAGGCTCACTGCCTGGAAGGCTGATTGAGATGGGGAATATTTTCTTCTAGTGCTGTTTGGATTTGGGATTAAATTTTCAAAGGACATGAGCATAAACAACTTTCACCATAATATATGGTGTAAATCGTGGCTCTATTGTGGCCTCAAAAAACATGCACTTTGCTCGAAATCGATTGAGAttaagggtgcgtttgataaaattgaaatctgaatctattaaattattaaattgctAAATACTAAATTTGACACaattgagtgtatatcacattcagtcATAACTCAAtaacttatcatttaattttgaaagcaaactttgtctagaaaatttagtgccacttaattaattcaaatgctCTATTTTTTATTAGCAAATGTATCTGAACATATtaaaatctgaatctattaagtttTAAGTATTGAACTGGGTCTCTTATACATGGATCTAAAAATTGGgatatatttgatttttttcaatATACAACATGTATTCCTTTAACTGATCATAACCTAAGCCTTTATCTTGATTAGCAAGACATAGGCTCTGTTTGGTAATTTAATTCAGAATTCAATTTTAATGATTTCAGCTATTAACATGTTCAGATGcatttgataactaaaaatagagcatttgaatcaattaagtGATACTGAAtttctaggcaaaacttgctccaaataataagtgataaactatttatTTATTACTTAATATAATAGATTCGGACTTcaaatttcttaatttttaaattttaattttatcaaatgcacatGTACTATGTATacattatttatttacttttatatacTCAAGCCTACATGATGCCTCTCTTGTCTGGTTGTAGACAAGTACATACCCAAATTATAGCTGTTTTCCTTGCGTTAGTGACCTTATTGGAGAAATCTCTAAGATTATGATGAAATTCAGAATCATTCTACTAAAGGAGTGCTTTTGTTGAATATTCTCATCCAGAGGCTGCTTGCGTTCACTAAATGCAAGTTTTCGAGACAAATAGTAGATTTTAATCAATACTCAAAGCGTTTTAGATCTTGCCTTTACTAAATACGAGCTTACGGAGTTTGCATTTGTCAAATTTGAGAGCCCTCTCATCCAGAATATGCAACTAAAACTACTCTTTTTGTGGAATATTTGAATTTCATCATAATTTTGGGAATTCTTTCGACTTTATAAGggatgatgaaattttgaacagCCTGCAACATGTCCACTTGTAAACAAAAGTAAGTTTGACTTGTAAAGGTTTGAAAAAATTACAGTTTTGGTCCCAAATGTTTGATGTGTGAGCACTTCTACTTTCTAAAATTTGGAAGAAAGCAAATGTACTCCCAAATACGTAAACTCTAGGCACATTTAGCCTTAGTAACTGATTTTTACCAATTGCTATCAGAATGTGATCACGTGCTAGTTGCTCACATATTGATCAAGTGAGTAATTAGTCTTTAgtcgaaaaatataaaaattcgattgacaaaaaaaaaaaaagattaaagacTTATTACTCACATGACCAGAGAAATTAGTCATTTTTTAGAGCAAATTATTCGGATGACCACTGAATTTTTGAAATCGTTGAGTTTTAACCACTGAACTATTAAAAGTCTGATTTTGATCACTGAACTatctaaaatttaaatttcaggTCATTCTGTCAGATTTAATCGTTAATTAtgcctctttctttcttcttgtaaATCATGCAAACACTCAAATCTGTCATGTTTAATGATTAAATCTAACGAAATGGCTCGATATCTAAGCTTTAGATAGCTCAGTAGTTAAAACCAGACTTTTAATAGTTCAATGATCAAAACTCAACGATTCTAAAAGTTTGGTGGTCATGCAGATAATTTGCTCCATCTTTTACTACATTTTATGGCTAGCaatattttattgatttttaaaattttctttaataGTTAGTTGCTGGTACATCACCTGTTTCAACAGAAGTTGGTAAAAATTAGTCATTAGGACAAAAATGTCCATTGAAAGTTAAACATTTGGAACTACATTTGTTTTCATCGAAACTTTAGGGGGATAAAAGCACTCATATCCCATtaatttggaatgaaaactgcAATTCTTTCTAAAAgttttaatcaacctttttgaATAAGTACCATCTTTACAAGGACAGTGGACATATGATCCTTGGACCCCAATTCACATTATGGCAACTCCACTTTTAACCTGTCTCACGATGTTTACTCAttaaaatatcccaaataagAAATGTGAAATGGAAGAAAGAGACGATTCTTTGAATTAATTACACGAAGACCAATAGTAAATGGAAAATTGGACTTAGGGGACCACTTAGTTGGAATGCAGGTTTGGAGCTTTGCTTCTTGCCTTTTTCAGCCGGCCATTTCTGTACAACTCTGAAGTATATCTAACAAGTTTATTTCAAACTTAGAACTAGATAACATTTTAATCCTTAATTGGAAGCAACAGACATCAATGAAAAGCTTATACAGATTCTGTTGCTTCTGTTTTCTGTTGCCTACCCTTGTTGTATCTGATTCCACAGATACCATAACCACAAATCAGCCACTTGCAGATGGCAAAACAATCATCTCATCAGGTGGAACTTTTGAACTGGGATTTTACAGACCAGATGTTAATTCCAACAGAACATACTTGGGATTATGGTACAAGAAAGTTTCCAAGGCAACTGTGGTATGGACTGCTAATAGAGACGTTCCAATCAACGACACAAAAGGCCTTCTGAAGGTGACTGATCAAGCTAACCTCACACTATTCAATGGGGAAGGTACAGCCATATGGTCATCCAACGCCACAGGGTCGGCGAAGAATCCTGTAGCTCAGCTTCTTGATTCAGGAAATCTTGTTGTTAAAGATGCGGCTGATAATAATCCAGAGAATTACCTGTGGCAGAGTTTTGAGCATCCTACTGACACCCTTTTACCAGGAATGAAGTTAGGAGAAAATTTGGTGAAACGCACTGAAGTTTACATGCAGTCTTTAAAGAGCAGCGTTGATCCTTCGAGAGGTAATTTCATATTTAGAGTGGATCCTGATGGCTTCCCACAACAATTCTTGATGAATGGCTCAACTCCACGGTTTCGTACTGGACCATGGAATGGTCTGAGGTTTAGCTGGGGTTCGCCAGGCCTTCAACCAAATCCGTTGTATACTTATGAGTTCGTAAATAATCCTCAGGAAATATACTACAGATATGATCTTATTAACACCTCTGTCTACTCTAGGCTTATCATTAGTACTGATGGGATTATTCAAAGGTTCACTTGGAACTACAAGACTCAGGATTGGGGCGTTTACCTTAATGCACCGGCTGATACTTGTGATACTTACGGGCTTTGTAACAACTACAGCATCTGCAGCACTGCTAATTCTCCAATCTGCAGCTGTTTGGATAAGTTTGTGCCAAAATCCCTCAGTGAATGGCAAGCAACAGACTGGTCTAATGGCTGTCAGCGCAGAGTTCCTTTAGATTGTCAAAAAGGAGATGGATTTATAAAGTATTCAGGCATTAAGTTGCCAGATACGCGATGGTCATGGTATAATCGGAGTATGACTCTCAAGGAATGCGAGGCAATTTGCTTGAAAAACTGTTCCTGCACAGCTTATGCGAATACGGACATAACAGGCAAAGGCAGCGGCTGCGTGCTTTGGTTTGGTGATTTGATCGATATGACCCGGGTCAATGGTGGTCAAGACATCTACATAAGGATGGCTGCCTCTGAGATACGTATGAAGCTATCACTTATATTATGATAAAATTGCAGCATTAGACTTCATGCTTTTACTTACTTGCAGGAAGTTGGAGAATGAATCTCCAAGTTTTTATCATGTTCACTAGCTATTAACATCATTTTTAACATTCTCGTTGCTCCTACAAAAATTGCTAGATAAGATGCAAATGCTGTTTCGTTAGATCAAGAGCTTTAGGCCTGAACACACACTCCACTTCTGCTCCAATTCTAGCCTCATAGGCTTGGTCATAAGTCATATAAAATGTTTTTGAATAAGATGAGGAATTGCAGAAGCAGGCTTCATGCTTCATGCTTTTACATGCAGTAATTTGAAGAACCAATTGCCAACTTTTTATCAATCTGCACTAGTTTTAATCAAGAACATTTTTTAAATTGTCTTTGCCCATACAAACATTgctaaatgagatgcaaatgcTGCATAAGCTCGTGACATCAAGAACATTAGGCCTGAGCACATACTCCGCTTCTTCCTGTAGTTCTAGGCTTTGGTATTATTTATGTGAGAAGTTCTAAGTAGATATAAGTATCTTCAAATGAGCAACATCCTTAGATCTTCGGATATGCATCACTTGAACATCTAATTAGTGGTGGATTAAATAATAGAATTGATGCTGTTAACCTTAGCTGTAGGGAATGaaacttcttttttgtttcttacatCTGACTATGTTTGAATAACAAGATGAATAAAACGGCATTGATATAATCATGTTTTCTTGCCAAATAGCCTCTGgagcaaataaagcaaaaataCTCGGAATCAGCTTGCCTTTAGTAGGAGCTTTTCTACTGCTGGTCCTTTGCCTTATCTTGTGCGCtcgaaagaaaaagagaaggcaGAGGAAACTTGCTGAACAGATACCTAGCGAATGTAAGCAGATATTCCTCTCAAAGTTTGTCCTCTATCTGTAGCCAGATATACACTTTTCCTTAAATTCTTActtctttttatcttcccatATTTCATTTGGTAGGGAAAATGGAAAGCAGACCAGAGCAGCGCCTTAATACAG from the Coffea arabica cultivar ET-39 chromosome 11e, Coffea Arabica ET-39 HiFi, whole genome shotgun sequence genome contains:
- the LOC113719566 gene encoding G-type lectin S-receptor-like serine/threonine-protein kinase At4g27290, with the translated sequence MKSLYRFCCFCFLLPTLVVSDSTDTITTNQPLADGKTIISSGGTFELGFYRPDVNSNRTYLGLWYKKVSKATVVWTANRDVPINDTKGLLKVTDQANLTLFNGEGTAIWSSNATGSAKNPVAQLLDSGNLVVKDAADNNPENYLWQSFEHPTDTLLPGMKLGENLVKRTEVYMQSLKSSVDPSRGNFIFRVDPDGFPQQFLMNGSTPRFRTGPWNGLRFSWGSPGLQPNPLYTYEFVNNPQEIYYRYDLINTSVYSRLIISTDGIIQRFTWNYKTQDWGVYLNAPADTCDTYGLCNNYSICSTANSPICSCLDKFVPKSLSEWQATDWSNGCQRRVPLDCQKGDGFIKYSGIKLPDTRWSWYNRSMTLKECEAICLKNCSCTAYANTDITGKGSGCVLWFGDLIDMTRVNGGQDIYIRMAASEIPSGANKAKILGISLPLVGAFLLLVLCLILCARKKKRRQRKLAEQIPSEWKMESRPEQRLNTESDKEDLDLPLFDLKTIEQATNNFSIDNKLGEGGFGPVYKGTLEEGQEIAVKRLSEYSIQGLDEFKNEVKCIAELQHRNLVKLLGCCIEGEEKMLIYEFMPNKSLDFFLFDNDRSRLLDWPKRYQIIIGIARGLLYLHQDSRLTIIHRDLKAGNILLDSAMKPKISDFGMARIFGGTETEASTKRVVGTYGYMSPEYAVDGVFSTKSDVFSFGVLVLEIVTGKKNRGFSHPDHHHNLLGHAWLLFKDGRFQELIDDHFSQSYCLSEVIRSIHVGLLCVQQYPDDRPSMPSVVLMLVGDGELPFPKEPGYFTERNFFFETDKIFSSGNVDSSGNQLSITVLEAR